One stretch of Oceanimonas pelagia DNA includes these proteins:
- a CDS encoding type IV pilus modification PilV family protein — MKRQYGFGLIEVMLAFVIVAATAGTLLQLNKTYLEYSRDGRSREVAIRLAESKLDELRRFQTRSGFDAIVGGSDSISLDSIDYARSWTVTAYAWNSASSAWKTTSSSDNNTGKKQVVVTVNWTDAGSSRSFSLESLLSPNLPASGGPFGSSGNKIGLGLGGPKVSHVPGSIPDIISIELDPATGVRQETTKPAPDIQTGKYAGDVVVSFENVIFDPSSNSLINGDSRTLHCSCESKNGTQLTARPAAPVVLTQSIYWRAGNPVSKLWGDSKNNNPDCQTCCVNHYDVPSSNLLEDNYNQFNKGHVHSSGNYYESCRMLRIDGYYRVMPDWNLVALNVFPPGYLSNAGNVALYQEYIKYVVKDYVEEMKAGTHTATYQPDSFRAWLGSNKTAVETAAFDSKKQLYASYSYQFAARAIYVDLLPQTLLDKVDFSEDNWLSRVSFNEVNVTLLASWSVTGADYLVVRNDPIKTIIDLENDYFGTYLRGYVKALKTTLTPAPEVVASLTRYNTGLTGKPAISSFDGSNAYSAGLGVTVLPGSPATTTFGGEVQCLTVASQNSSASKPCSKNDFNKTQLAVNNGNCTLNKEADVATATFQCTVPVTETSVNLMFSETSNNSNFVFNGDSGSGNPFQLTLDQEDLDESICVLQIHNGVENYQVLNCGN, encoded by the coding sequence ATGAAACGGCAATACGGATTTGGGCTGATTGAAGTCATGCTGGCCTTTGTGATTGTGGCGGCCACCGCCGGTACCTTGCTGCAGTTGAACAAGACCTACTTGGAATATAGCCGGGACGGTCGCAGTCGGGAAGTGGCTATACGGCTGGCGGAGTCCAAACTGGATGAACTGCGCCGGTTTCAGACCCGCTCAGGGTTTGATGCCATCGTTGGCGGCAGCGACAGCATAAGCCTGGATAGTATTGACTATGCCCGCAGCTGGACGGTAACGGCCTATGCCTGGAACAGCGCCAGCTCCGCCTGGAAGACCACATCATCGAGCGATAACAACACCGGCAAAAAGCAGGTGGTGGTGACCGTTAACTGGACCGATGCCGGCTCCTCCCGGAGTTTCTCCCTGGAGTCACTGCTTTCTCCTAACCTACCAGCAAGTGGTGGTCCTTTTGGTAGCAGTGGAAATAAGATCGGCTTGGGATTGGGAGGGCCAAAAGTATCTCATGTTCCGGGATCCATCCCGGATATAATATCCATTGAGTTGGACCCTGCTACGGGAGTCAGGCAGGAGACTACCAAGCCGGCACCCGATATTCAGACTGGTAAATATGCTGGTGATGTGGTGGTCAGTTTCGAAAATGTAATATTTGATCCTTCCAGCAATAGCCTGATTAATGGAGATAGCCGGACTTTGCATTGCAGTTGTGAGAGCAAAAATGGCACACAATTAACGGCCAGGCCGGCGGCACCGGTGGTATTGACCCAGAGCATTTACTGGAGAGCTGGGAACCCTGTTTCAAAACTCTGGGGAGACAGTAAAAACAACAACCCGGATTGCCAGACTTGCTGCGTCAATCATTATGATGTGCCATCCAGTAACCTGCTTGAAGATAATTACAACCAGTTTAACAAGGGGCATGTGCATTCATCGGGAAACTATTACGAGTCCTGTCGGATGCTGCGTATTGATGGCTATTATCGTGTCATGCCGGACTGGAACTTGGTGGCTCTCAATGTCTTTCCTCCCGGTTATCTGAGTAACGCTGGTAATGTGGCTCTGTATCAGGAGTATATCAAGTATGTTGTAAAGGATTATGTGGAGGAAATGAAGGCTGGCACCCATACGGCTACTTATCAGCCGGACAGCTTCAGAGCCTGGCTGGGAAGCAACAAGACGGCAGTGGAAACAGCGGCCTTTGACAGTAAGAAGCAACTCTATGCGTCCTATTCCTATCAATTTGCGGCCCGAGCCATTTATGTGGACTTGCTGCCTCAGACGCTGCTTGACAAGGTGGACTTCAGTGAAGACAACTGGCTGAGCCGAGTATCGTTCAATGAGGTGAATGTGACTTTGCTTGCCAGCTGGTCGGTCACAGGAGCTGACTATCTGGTGGTTCGTAATGACCCTATCAAAACCATTATCGACTTGGAAAACGATTATTTCGGCACCTATCTGCGAGGTTATGTCAAGGCGCTCAAAACCACCCTCACACCGGCACCCGAGGTAGTAGCCAGTCTTACCCGATATAACACCGGACTGACCGGCAAGCCGGCAATATCTTCCTTTGATGGCAGCAATGCCTACAGTGCCGGTTTGGGCGTGACGGTGTTGCCTGGCTCACCGGCCACGACTACCTTTGGCGGGGAGGTTCAGTGCCTGACAGTGGCTTCCCAAAACTCCTCGGCTAGCAAGCCGTGTAGCAAAAATGACTTTAACAAGACACAGCTGGCCGTTAATAACGGTAACTGTACCCTCAACAAGGAAGCGGATGTGGCTACCGCCACCTTTCAGTGTACCGTGCCCGTTACCGAGACCAGTGTAAACCTGATGTTCTCCGAAACCAGCAACAACAGCAACTTTGTGTTTAATGGTGATAGCGGCAGTGGCAACCCGTTTCAGCTGACGCTTGACCAAGAGGATTTGGATGAGAGTATTTGCGTGCTGCAGATTCATAATGGTGTGGAGAACTACCAGGTACTAAATTGTGGTAACTGA
- a CDS encoding NAD+ synthase has translation MSSNLTLALAQLNPTVGAIETNTQTMLTAAANAAEQGAELVLFPELAVTGYPPEDLLFRDDLYARVDSALNTLAAASQSIALVVGHPWRENGKLYNAASFFYQGELQGRYFKQLLPNYGVFDEKRYFTAGTDSCVIEFKGHKLGLLICEDVWEPAPMAQVKAAGAELVLSLNASPYHKGKAWIRKDLLAQRSRDNGLPLVYLNQVGGQDELVFDGRSKVFNAQGELTQSLPAFAEAQALVRFEQGAPVPGEIQPPLEPLAEVYQALVLATRDYVNKNGFNGAVLGLSGGIDSALTLAIAVDALGKDKVQAVMMPFRYTASISVEDAREEAERLGVEFDIVSIEPMFDAFMGQLAPLFEGTERDTTEENLQARSRGVLLMAISNKRRRLVLTTGNKSEVAVGYCTLYGDMVGGFAPIKDVPKTLVFELSRYRNTLGYVIPQRVIDRPPSAELAPDQLDQDSLPPYDVLDAILEGYVEQDKSLQELLAAGFDEADVRRVLKLVDINEYKRRQSAVGPRITARNFGKDRRYPITSGFGKTNW, from the coding sequence ATGTCCTCAAACCTCACCCTGGCGCTGGCCCAGCTCAACCCGACCGTCGGTGCCATTGAAACCAATACTCAAACCATGCTGACCGCCGCCGCCAATGCCGCTGAGCAGGGCGCCGAGCTGGTGTTGTTTCCCGAGCTGGCGGTCACCGGCTATCCGCCGGAAGACCTGCTATTCCGTGATGATTTGTACGCGCGGGTTGATTCCGCCCTGAATACGCTGGCCGCCGCCAGTCAGAGCATCGCCCTGGTGGTGGGTCACCCCTGGCGGGAAAACGGCAAGCTGTATAACGCCGCTTCTTTCTTTTACCAAGGCGAGCTGCAGGGGCGCTATTTCAAGCAACTGCTGCCCAACTACGGGGTGTTCGACGAAAAACGCTATTTCACCGCCGGCACCGACTCCTGCGTCATCGAGTTCAAGGGCCACAAGCTGGGTCTGCTGATCTGCGAAGACGTGTGGGAGCCGGCGCCCATGGCCCAGGTAAAGGCCGCCGGTGCCGAACTGGTGCTGAGCCTCAATGCGTCGCCCTATCACAAAGGTAAGGCCTGGATCCGCAAGGATCTGCTGGCCCAGCGCAGTCGCGACAACGGCCTGCCGCTGGTGTACCTCAACCAGGTGGGCGGCCAGGACGAACTGGTGTTCGACGGTCGCTCCAAGGTGTTCAACGCCCAGGGCGAACTCACTCAAAGCCTGCCCGCCTTTGCCGAGGCGCAGGCATTGGTGCGCTTTGAACAGGGAGCCCCCGTGCCCGGCGAGATACAGCCGCCCCTCGAGCCCTTGGCCGAAGTGTATCAGGCGCTGGTGCTGGCCACCCGGGATTATGTCAACAAGAACGGCTTTAATGGTGCCGTGCTGGGGCTGTCCGGCGGCATCGACTCGGCCCTGACCCTGGCCATTGCCGTGGATGCGCTGGGCAAGGATAAAGTTCAGGCGGTGATGATGCCGTTTCGTTATACCGCCTCCATCAGCGTGGAAGACGCCAGGGAGGAAGCCGAACGCCTGGGCGTGGAGTTCGATATCGTCTCCATCGAGCCCATGTTCGACGCCTTTATGGGCCAGCTGGCGCCCCTGTTTGAAGGCACCGAGCGCGACACCACAGAGGAAAACCTGCAGGCCCGCTCCCGTGGCGTGCTGTTGATGGCCATTTCCAACAAGCGTCGCCGGCTGGTGCTGACCACCGGCAACAAGAGCGAGGTGGCGGTGGGCTACTGCACCCTCTACGGCGACATGGTGGGCGGCTTTGCCCCCATCAAGGACGTGCCCAAGACCCTGGTGTTTGAGCTGTCCCGCTACCGCAACACCCTTGGCTATGTGATCCCCCAGCGGGTCATCGACCGGCCGCCGTCGGCGGAGCTGGCACCGGATCAGCTCGACCAGGACAGCCTGCCGCCCTATGATGTGCTCGACGCCATTCTTGAGGGTTATGTGGAACAGGATAAGTCCCTGCAGGAGCTGCTGGCCGCCGGCTTTGATGAAGCCGACGTGCGCCGGGTGCTCAAGCTGGTGGACATCAACGAATACAAGCGCCGCCAGAGCGCCGTGGGGCCGCGGATCACGGCGCGCAACTTCGGCAAGGACAGGCGCTACCCCATTACCTCGGGGTTTGGCAAAACAAACTGGTAA
- a CDS encoding GspH/FimT family pseudopilin, with protein sequence MNEKVPLQMQRGLTLIELLVGLVVMTVLTSLAVPGFQSLREQYTVRSAGMAVYADLQLARSEAIKRNREVTVCFTNSGAANWSYALHDSDDCTGDIIESVSSQNYPYMVLNASYSPSRLTFGPRRSSLSSGNVQLSNGDYLMEVKTSNTGRIRTCSADDLIGVPEC encoded by the coding sequence ATGAATGAGAAAGTCCCGCTTCAGATGCAGCGTGGTTTGACCCTGATTGAACTGCTGGTGGGTCTGGTGGTGATGACGGTGCTGACCAGCCTGGCGGTGCCCGGTTTTCAGAGCCTGCGTGAGCAATATACGGTGCGCAGCGCCGGCATGGCGGTGTATGCCGATCTGCAACTGGCCCGCAGCGAAGCCATCAAGCGCAACCGGGAAGTGACGGTGTGTTTTACCAACTCGGGCGCGGCAAACTGGAGCTATGCGTTGCATGACTCCGATGACTGCACCGGCGATATTATTGAAAGCGTCAGTAGTCAGAATTATCCGTACATGGTGCTTAATGCTTCTTATTCCCCCAGTCGTCTGACCTTTGGCCCGAGGCGCAGCAGCCTTTCCAGTGGCAATGTACAGCTTTCTAACGGCGATTACTTAATGGAAGTTAAAACTTCCAATACCGGCCGGATAAGAACCTGCTCTGCTGATGATTTGATAGGAGTCCCTGAATGCTAG
- a CDS encoding type IV pilin protein: MPKHLGFTLIELLITVAVLAIITAVAYPSYSAYMQKSRRIEAIQSLYKMQLAQEDWRISHPTYSSSAADLISPVSTDHYTFGASVSGSGYTLSATAKGSQLNDKEGATACSPLTLTRGGSKAPASCWQ, translated from the coding sequence ATGCCAAAACATCTGGGGTTTACCCTGATTGAGTTGTTGATCACGGTGGCGGTACTGGCCATCATCACCGCCGTGGCCTACCCCTCCTATTCCGCCTATATGCAAAAAAGCCGGCGCATCGAGGCCATACAAAGCCTGTATAAAATGCAGCTGGCCCAGGAAGACTGGCGTATTTCCCATCCCACTTATTCCAGTTCGGCAGCCGATTTAATCAGCCCGGTCAGCACCGACCACTATACTTTTGGCGCTTCGGTTTCCGGCAGCGGCTATACCCTGTCGGCCACCGCCAAGGGCAGCCAGTTGAACGACAAGGAGGGTGCCACAGCCTGCAGCCCGTTAACCCTCACCCGAGGCGGCAGCAAGGCGCCGGCCAGCTGCTGGCAATAA
- a CDS encoding PilW family protein translates to MLVAHRQQGMTLVEMLVSLVAGLLVVAGALSLFSSVIVAGNTTLMLSRLNQDVQSVTDIMVRDIQRAGYHPSAAQGMDGDASAAIAAEAMVFSMADDLYASSGASAPNCIRIKYWDDGDVVQAYRYDAADRELQCRSTSSAGKCDASNDKATDISTLCNAGSNWPRFLAEDEISIDDLRFELVSGGSATGMRTIRLTLSASHVDRPALSVSLQREIKLRNDGY, encoded by the coding sequence ATGCTAGTTGCTCATCGGCAGCAGGGCATGACCCTGGTGGAAATGCTGGTGTCGCTGGTGGCCGGCCTGCTGGTGGTGGCCGGCGCCCTGTCGCTGTTTTCTTCGGTGATTGTGGCGGGCAATACCACATTGATGCTGTCGCGGCTGAATCAGGATGTGCAGTCGGTGACCGATATCATGGTACGGGATATTCAGCGGGCGGGCTATCACCCCAGTGCTGCTCAGGGCATGGATGGTGATGCTTCGGCTGCGATCGCCGCCGAGGCCATGGTGTTTTCCATGGCCGATGATTTATACGCTTCCAGTGGTGCATCTGCCCCGAATTGCATTCGCATCAAGTATTGGGATGATGGAGATGTGGTTCAGGCTTATCGCTATGATGCTGCCGATAGAGAGCTGCAATGCCGAAGTACAAGCTCTGCAGGAAAGTGCGATGCTTCCAATGATAAAGCCACCGATATCTCTACGTTATGTAACGCTGGCAGTAATTGGCCAAGGTTTTTGGCGGAAGATGAAATCTCGATTGATGATCTACGCTTTGAGCTGGTGTCCGGCGGCAGTGCCACCGGTATGCGCACCATCAGGCTTACCCTGAGTGCTTCTCATGTTGACCGGCCGGCGTTGTCGGTGAGCCTGCAGCGGGAGATAAAACTGAGAAATGACGGCTACTAA
- the ispH gene encoding 4-hydroxy-3-methylbut-2-enyl diphosphate reductase: MEILLANPRGFCAGVDRAISIVQSALEKFGAPIYVRHEVVHNRYVVNKLKDAGAIFVDELDQVPDDNIVIFSAHGVSKAVREEAKRRGLKVFDATCPLVTKVHMEVHRASRKGIETILIGHAGHPEVEGTMGQYESAEGGMYLVENPEDVAALEVKHPDKLTFVTQTTLSVDETSDVIDALRARFPTIEGPRKDDICYATQNRQDAVRELAAKVDLMLVVGSRNSSNSNRLRELAEKIGTQAHLIDCVEMIEPAWLESVARIGVTAGASAPEVLVQEVISHLQSLGGNTVVEHPGREENIVFEVPAELKVKQVS; encoded by the coding sequence ATGGAAATCCTGCTCGCCAACCCCCGCGGCTTCTGTGCCGGTGTGGACCGGGCCATCAGCATAGTGCAGAGTGCCCTGGAAAAATTCGGCGCCCCCATCTACGTGCGCCATGAAGTGGTGCACAACCGCTATGTGGTCAACAAGCTCAAGGACGCGGGCGCCATTTTTGTGGACGAGCTGGACCAGGTGCCCGATGACAACATCGTCATTTTCTCCGCCCACGGGGTGTCCAAGGCGGTGCGGGAAGAGGCCAAACGGCGTGGTCTCAAGGTGTTTGACGCTACCTGTCCGCTGGTCACCAAGGTGCATATGGAAGTGCACAGGGCCAGCCGCAAGGGTATTGAGACCATTCTGATCGGCCATGCCGGCCACCCCGAGGTGGAAGGCACTATGGGGCAGTATGAAAGTGCCGAGGGCGGCATGTATCTGGTGGAAAACCCGGAAGACGTGGCGGCCCTTGAGGTGAAGCACCCCGACAAGCTCACCTTCGTGACCCAGACCACCCTGAGCGTGGATGAAACCTCGGACGTAATCGACGCCCTGCGCGCGCGTTTTCCCACCATTGAAGGGCCGCGCAAGGATGACATCTGCTATGCCACCCAGAACCGCCAGGATGCGGTGCGGGAGCTGGCGGCCAAGGTGGATCTGATGCTGGTGGTGGGCTCGCGCAACTCGTCCAACTCCAACCGGCTGCGGGAGCTGGCGGAGAAGATCGGCACCCAGGCGCACCTGATTGACTGTGTCGAGATGATCGAGCCGGCCTGGCTTGAGAGTGTGGCCCGCATTGGCGTGACCGCCGGCGCCTCGGCCCCGGAAGTGCTGGTGCAGGAGGTAATCTCCCACCTGCAGTCGCTGGGCGGCAATACCGTGGTGGAACACCCGGGACGGGAAGAAAACATTGTGTTTGAGGTGCCCGCCGAGCTCAAGGTAAAGCAGGTTTCCTGA
- the fkpB gene encoding FKBP-type peptidyl-prolyl cis-trans isomerase, whose protein sequence is MSNIIGPNSTVLFHFTIKLEDGSVADSTQVHGKPARLQMGDGSLTDNFEACLLGLASGAKKVFELTPDDAFGPINPDNIHHMERSRFGADLELEEGAILSFTQPNGAEIPGIIRGVAGDSVTVDFNHPLAGQNVTFEVEILAVDDENGA, encoded by the coding sequence ATGAGCAATATCATCGGCCCCAACAGCACGGTCCTGTTTCACTTCACCATCAAGCTGGAAGACGGCTCGGTGGCCGACAGCACTCAGGTGCACGGCAAGCCCGCCAGGCTGCAGATGGGTGACGGCAGCCTGACCGACAACTTCGAAGCCTGCCTGCTGGGGCTGGCAAGCGGCGCCAAAAAGGTGTTTGAGCTGACCCCGGACGATGCCTTTGGTCCGATCAACCCGGACAACATTCACCATATGGAACGCAGCCGCTTTGGTGCCGACCTGGAGCTGGAAGAAGGCGCCATACTGTCCTTTACCCAGCCCAACGGCGCCGAGATCCCCGGCATTATTCGCGGTGTGGCCGGTGACTCGGTGACCGTGGATTTCAACCATCCCCTGGCCGGCCAGAATGTCACCTTTGAGGTGGAGATCCTGGCCGTCGACGACGAAAACGGAGCCTGA
- a CDS encoding pilus assembly PilX N-terminal domain-containing protein: protein MTATNTQKGFATLTITLVLVSMLVAVSVFIGKVLVSDKRITLNEIEYRVALAAAEKGIADAMAQLKVNPAATSVSGSLNTSSSAATYQVTMTPNSPVDNVWQLLSVATLANGASTTVSVQVAERSILNPQLSGPAAPMVIAGNMPTNGNITIVGNPNGGGPGIPISVWSDKVVNLGGSAQTCGMQEYHSSAGCTKDNAYSYKAAGGVVVKGKDIIESDIGFPDDLVDYLFGISDGPKAWETLEKYATEVLTSCDALNGKAGFFIVEGASSCTLDPMGTKSAPVLLVLKDMELTVNGNGSFYGLLFAYDSNTSDGTNYKVKLNGNTKFYGAMISNYSEINLPNGNYDSVYDQDVMCAIAGCNSGSGGGGNPFSRLTTIPGSWKDW, encoded by the coding sequence ATGACGGCTACTAACACGCAAAAGGGGTTCGCTACCCTCACCATCACTCTGGTGCTGGTCTCCATGCTGGTGGCGGTGTCGGTATTTATTGGCAAGGTGCTGGTTTCCGACAAGCGCATTACCCTTAACGAAATCGAGTACCGGGTCGCGCTGGCGGCGGCAGAAAAAGGTATTGCCGACGCCATGGCGCAGCTCAAGGTTAATCCGGCGGCGACCAGCGTATCGGGCTCACTGAACACGTCGTCGTCGGCGGCTACTTATCAGGTTACCATGACGCCGAATTCGCCCGTTGATAATGTGTGGCAGTTGCTGTCGGTAGCGACTCTGGCCAATGGCGCTAGTACTACTGTCAGCGTGCAGGTGGCCGAACGGAGCATTCTCAACCCGCAACTTTCCGGGCCAGCGGCCCCTATGGTAATCGCAGGCAACATGCCGACTAATGGTAATATTACCATTGTAGGGAATCCCAATGGGGGAGGGCCGGGTATACCAATTTCTGTTTGGTCAGACAAGGTGGTCAATTTAGGGGGGAGTGCTCAGACCTGTGGCATGCAAGAATATCATTCATCAGCGGGATGCACCAAGGATAATGCCTACAGCTATAAAGCGGCAGGAGGAGTAGTCGTAAAGGGGAAAGATATTATAGAAAGCGATATTGGGTTTCCCGATGACTTGGTGGATTATCTTTTCGGTATTTCTGACGGCCCTAAAGCGTGGGAAACACTTGAAAAGTATGCAACGGAAGTTCTTACATCTTGTGACGCATTAAACGGAAAGGCCGGCTTTTTTATTGTTGAAGGGGCATCCAGCTGCACACTAGATCCGATGGGGACAAAGTCAGCACCTGTTCTTCTTGTGCTCAAGGATATGGAATTGACCGTTAATGGGAATGGCAGTTTTTATGGCCTGCTGTTTGCGTATGACTCGAATACTAGTGATGGCACAAATTATAAGGTAAAACTTAACGGTAATACCAAGTTTTATGGTGCCATGATTTCTAATTACAGTGAGATTAACTTGCCGAATGGTAATTATGACTCCGTGTATGATCAGGATGTCATGTGTGCTATAGCGGGATGCAACAGTGGTAGTGGCGGTGGTGGCAATCCGTTCAGTAGATTGACCACGATACCGGGTAGCTGGAAAGACTGGTAA
- the lspA gene encoding signal peptidase II — protein sequence MGAVLNTGLRWWWLALVTIALDQVSKWLTVTYLDYGYPGVEIAPFFNLVHVYNPGAAFSFLADQGGWQRWFFAGLAFAVTGLLSLWMYKAPRSARWLPAAYALIIGGAIGNVIDRLLLGHVVDFLDFYVGNWHWPAFNLADSFIFVGAAMIIIDSFKKDSPQ from the coding sequence ATGGGCGCCGTGCTCAATACCGGCCTGCGCTGGTGGTGGCTGGCGCTGGTGACCATTGCGCTGGATCAGGTGAGCAAATGGCTGACCGTGACTTACCTGGATTACGGTTACCCGGGGGTGGAAATTGCCCCCTTCTTTAACCTGGTGCACGTCTACAATCCGGGCGCGGCGTTCAGCTTTCTTGCCGATCAGGGCGGCTGGCAGCGCTGGTTCTTTGCCGGCCTGGCGTTTGCCGTGACCGGGTTGCTCAGCCTGTGGATGTACAAGGCGCCGCGCTCCGCACGCTGGCTGCCGGCGGCCTATGCCCTGATCATCGGCGGCGCCATCGGCAACGTGATCGACCGCTTGCTGCTCGGCCACGTGGTCGACTTTCTCGACTTCTACGTGGGTAACTGGCACTGGCCGGCGTTCAACCTGGCCGACAGCTTCATTTTCGTCGGTGCCGCCATGATCATCATCGACAGCTTTAAAAAGGACAGCCCCCAATGA